From a single Endozoicomonas euniceicola genomic region:
- the pyrE gene encoding orotate phosphoribosyltransferase yields MFDYQREFIEFALQQEVIRFGEFTLKSGRKSPYFFNAGLFKTGEAMSKLGKFYAQALVNSGIEFDILFGPAYKGIPLATATAVALSEQHGRNVPWCFNRKEVKDHGEGGNIVGASLEGRAIIVDDVISAGTAVREVMQIIEPSDAKPAAVMIALDRQEKGQGELSAIQEVERDFDIPVISIIKLKDLLSYVEDEEAFRQFAPAIRAYREQYGVE; encoded by the coding sequence ATGTTTGATTACCAGAGAGAATTTATCGAGTTTGCCCTGCAACAGGAAGTTATTCGATTTGGTGAATTTACACTTAAGTCCGGTCGTAAGTCCCCTTATTTTTTTAATGCCGGTCTTTTCAAAACCGGAGAAGCCATGAGCAAGCTGGGCAAGTTCTATGCTCAGGCACTGGTTAATTCCGGAATCGAATTCGATATTCTGTTTGGACCCGCCTATAAAGGCATTCCGTTGGCAACCGCTACAGCGGTGGCATTGTCTGAACAGCATGGGCGTAACGTCCCCTGGTGCTTCAACCGCAAGGAAGTGAAGGATCACGGCGAAGGCGGCAATATTGTAGGTGCATCTCTGGAAGGCCGCGCGATCATTGTCGATGACGTCATCAGTGCAGGAACTGCTGTCCGTGAAGTCATGCAGATCATTGAGCCTTCTGATGCCAAACCTGCCGCTGTAATGATAGCACTGGATCGTCAGGAAAAAGGTCAGGGTGAGCTGTCAGCGATTCAGGAAGTGGAGCGTGACTTTGATATTCCGGTCATCAGCATCATTAAACTGAAAGACCTGCTGAGCTATGTCGAAGATGAGGAAGCGTTCAGGCAGTTCGCGCCGGCCATTCGCGCTTATCGTGAACAGTACGGCGTCGAATAA
- the coaBC gene encoding bifunctional phosphopantothenoylcysteine decarboxylase/phosphopantothenate--cysteine ligase CoaBC codes for MQRLCNKRVVLGVTGGIAAYKSAELIRSLCKLGADVRVVMTKSACEFITPLTLQALSHNPVHLDLLDTDAEAAMGHIELAKWADIVLVAPATANFIARLAGGQANDLLTTLCLATAAPICLAPAMNQGMWRDVTTQENIGKLAEKGLKIFGPADGSQACGDIGPGRMLDPELITLHTAEMFKHDIFTGRSVLITAGPTREDIDPVRYISNHSSGKMAYALAEAAVEAGARVTLVSGPVNIEKPGRVKTIDVVSAQQMHDAVQENIEGVDIFIGCAAVSDYRPVEILKDKIKKDPNNTEEILELKLVRNPDIAASVAALDSAPFVIGFAAETRNVIEYAANKMQKKGMNMIVANDVSDKSIGFSSDVNEVTILAEGLQKTLPRASKKVLARKILSVASRGYHQWKRDQEQ; via the coding sequence ATGCAACGCTTATGCAATAAACGGGTTGTCCTCGGCGTGACCGGTGGGATTGCCGCCTATAAAAGTGCTGAACTGATACGATCGCTCTGTAAGCTGGGAGCCGATGTCAGGGTTGTGATGACAAAATCAGCCTGCGAGTTTATCACCCCGCTGACACTCCAGGCTCTTTCCCATAACCCGGTACACCTTGATCTGCTCGATACCGACGCAGAGGCTGCCATGGGACATATTGAGCTGGCAAAATGGGCGGATATTGTTCTTGTGGCACCGGCTACGGCTAATTTTATTGCACGTCTTGCAGGCGGTCAGGCTAATGATTTGCTGACAACACTGTGCCTGGCAACGGCAGCGCCAATTTGTCTGGCACCCGCTATGAATCAGGGCATGTGGCGTGATGTCACCACCCAGGAAAATATTGGCAAGCTGGCGGAAAAAGGGCTGAAAATATTTGGTCCGGCCGATGGCAGTCAGGCCTGTGGTGATATTGGTCCCGGTCGTATGCTGGACCCTGAATTGATCACCCTGCATACCGCAGAAATGTTTAAGCATGATATTTTCACGGGGCGGAGTGTATTGATCACGGCAGGGCCAACCCGTGAAGACATTGACCCGGTACGATATATCTCCAATCACAGCTCTGGAAAAATGGCTTACGCGCTGGCAGAAGCCGCAGTAGAAGCCGGTGCCCGGGTGACACTGGTGAGTGGCCCCGTGAATATAGAGAAGCCAGGCCGGGTAAAGACTATTGATGTTGTCAGCGCTCAGCAGATGCATGATGCCGTTCAGGAGAATATTGAAGGCGTAGATATTTTTATTGGTTGCGCAGCGGTAAGCGATTATCGTCCGGTTGAGATTCTGAAAGACAAGATCAAGAAAGACCCCAATAATACAGAAGAAATTCTGGAGCTCAAGCTGGTGCGAAATCCGGATATCGCTGCTTCTGTCGCCGCGTTGGACAGTGCGCCTTTTGTGATTGGCTTTGCCGCTGAAACCCGTAATGTCATTGAGTATGCGGCCAACAAGATGCAGAAGAAAGGGATGAACATGATTGTCGCCAATGATGTTTCCGATAAAAGCATTGGTTTTTCCAGTGACGTGAATGAAGTCACCATACTGGCTGAAGGCTTGCAGAAAACCCTCCCAAGAGCTTCCAAGAAAGTATTGGCCCGTAAAATTTTGAGTGTTGCCTCTCGTGGCTATCACCAATGGAAAAGAGATCAGGAACAATGA
- the dut gene encoding dUTP diphosphatase: protein MRTIKTRILDNRLGNEFPMPAHATDGSAGIDLRACINEALTLEPGQTELLPTGMAIHIEDSSLAAMILPRSGLGHKHGVVLGNLVGLIDSDYQGQLMVSCWNRGNTTFTVEPGERIAQLVLVPVVQAELDIVDSFEESDRGTGGFGHTGKH from the coding sequence ATGAGAACCATCAAGACCCGTATTCTGGATAACCGCCTGGGTAATGAGTTCCCAATGCCAGCCCATGCCACCGATGGTTCTGCGGGTATCGACCTGCGTGCGTGCATCAATGAAGCACTGACTCTGGAGCCCGGACAGACGGAACTGTTACCGACCGGAATGGCTATTCATATTGAAGACTCTTCCCTGGCTGCTATGATTCTGCCTCGCTCCGGGCTGGGCCACAAACATGGCGTTGTTCTGGGCAACCTGGTCGGGCTGATTGACTCCGACTATCAGGGTCAGCTGATGGTATCCTGCTGGAACCGGGGCAATACCACCTTTACTGTTGAGCCGGGCGAGCGTATTGCCCAGCTGGTACTGGTGCCCGTGGTTCAGGCTGAGCTGGATATTGTTGACAGCTTTGAAGAAAGTGACCGGGGTACAGGTGGGTTTGGGCATACCGGCAAGCACTGA
- the slmA gene encoding nucleoid occlusion factor SlmA: MVKPQKISRKDQILQSLAHMLETSPGVRITTSALAKEVGVSEAALYRHFPSKAKMFEGLIEFIEETLFSRIALIMDDEPEGLKRCEKILTLLLTFCERNPGLTRIINGDALAGEPDRLRHRMIQLFDRLETQIKQILREAELNESLRTRSTVGTTSNMILALAEGRISQFVRSEFKRKPTELWLDQWQDASIVVFR; encoded by the coding sequence ATGGTTAAACCACAAAAAATTTCTCGCAAAGATCAAATCCTGCAATCTCTGGCACATATGCTGGAAACATCACCGGGAGTTCGAATCACTACTTCTGCCCTGGCTAAGGAAGTCGGCGTATCAGAAGCGGCCCTTTACCGGCATTTTCCCAGTAAGGCGAAAATGTTTGAGGGGCTGATCGAGTTTATAGAGGAAACCCTGTTTTCCCGCATTGCGTTGATTATGGACGATGAGCCGGAAGGCCTGAAGCGCTGTGAAAAAATTCTGACCTTGTTGTTAACGTTCTGCGAACGCAATCCGGGACTGACCCGAATCATCAATGGTGATGCTCTGGCGGGTGAGCCAGACCGTCTGCGTCATCGGATGATTCAGTTGTTTGACCGGCTGGAAACCCAGATCAAACAGATTTTGCGTGAAGCGGAGCTCAATGAAAGCCTGCGTACCCGGTCAACCGTTGGCACTACCTCCAACATGATTCTGGCACTGGCCGAAGGACGCATCAGCCAGTTTGTACGCAGCGAATTTAAACGCAAGCCTACCGAGCTGTGGTTGGATCAGTGGCAGGATGCGTCGATCGTCGTCTTTCGATAA
- the rpmB gene encoding 50S ribosomal protein L28, with protein MSKVCQVTGKRPVTGNNVSHAQNKTRRRFVPNLHSKRFWVESESRFVRLRVSSKGMRIIDKKGIDAVLADMRANGQKV; from the coding sequence ATGTCCAAAGTTTGTCAGGTTACCGGCAAGCGCCCGGTTACTGGGAACAACGTATCCCACGCGCAAAACAAAACTCGTCGTCGCTTCGTGCCTAACCTGCACTCCAAGCGCTTCTGGGTAGAAAGCGAAAGCCGCTTTGTACGCCTGCGTGTTTCCTCCAAAGGCATGCGCATCATCGATAAGAAAGGCATCGACGCTGTTCTGGCTGACATGCGCGCCAACGGTCAAAAAGTCTAA
- the argB gene encoding acetylglutamate kinase gives MTEKVNFQDRALVLTEALPYLQQYAGKTIVVKYGGNAMENDELKRSFARSVVLLKAVGINPVVVHGGGPQIGEMLNRLNLESRFVQGMRVTDSSTMDVVQMVLGGLVNKEIVSLINSNGGRAVGITGKDGRFIRAKRLKVTHKTPEMTVPEIIDIGQVGEVESVDTSIVEMLQHSDFIPVIAPIGVDDAGVSYNINADLVAGKLAEALKAEKLLLLTNTQGLLSKDGELLTGLNAEQVQALINDGTIYGGMLPKIQCALSAVGNGVNTALIIDGRVPHALLLELLTDQGVGTLITGEHVETVSGCNG, from the coding sequence ATGACAGAAAAAGTAAATTTTCAGGACAGGGCGCTGGTGCTGACCGAAGCGCTGCCTTACCTCCAGCAGTATGCTGGCAAAACCATTGTCGTTAAATACGGCGGCAATGCCATGGAAAACGATGAGCTGAAGCGCAGCTTTGCCCGCAGTGTGGTGTTGCTGAAAGCCGTTGGTATTAACCCGGTGGTGGTGCATGGCGGTGGTCCGCAGATTGGTGAAATGCTGAATCGACTGAACCTGGAAAGCCGGTTTGTTCAGGGCATGCGAGTGACTGACTCCAGCACAATGGACGTTGTTCAGATGGTGCTTGGCGGACTGGTCAACAAGGAAATTGTTTCCCTGATCAACAGTAATGGAGGCCGGGCTGTCGGCATTACCGGGAAAGACGGTCGGTTTATTCGGGCAAAGCGTCTGAAAGTGACCCATAAAACTCCGGAAATGACAGTACCTGAAATCATTGATATAGGACAGGTGGGTGAAGTGGAGTCTGTTGACACCAGCATTGTCGAGATGCTGCAACACTCTGACTTCATTCCTGTCATTGCGCCCATTGGGGTCGATGATGCCGGTGTCTCGTACAATATCAATGCCGATTTGGTGGCAGGTAAGCTGGCCGAAGCCCTGAAGGCAGAAAAGCTACTGCTACTGACCAACACCCAGGGATTGCTGAGCAAGGATGGCGAGTTGTTAACCGGTCTGAATGCAGAACAGGTTCAGGCCCTGATTAATGATGGCACCATTTATGGTGGCATGTTGCCCAAAATTCAGTGCGCCCTGAGCGCTGTCGGTAATGGGGTTAACACAGCACTGATCATTGACGGGCGAGTGCCCCATGCATTGCTGCTGGAACTGTTAACCGATCAGGGCGTTGGCACCCTGATTACCGGAGAACACGTGGAGACGGTATCTGGCTGTAATGGTTAA
- the rpmG gene encoding 50S ribosomal protein L33, whose product MAKGIREKIKLVSTAGTGHYYTTNKNKRNTPDKLVFKKYDPVVRKHVEYKEHKIK is encoded by the coding sequence ATGGCAAAAGGTATTCGCGAGAAGATTAAGCTGGTTTCTACGGCTGGTACTGGTCACTACTACACCACCAACAAGAACAAGCGTAACACTCCAGACAAGCTCGTATTCAAGAAATACGATCCTGTTGTGCGCAAGCACGTGGAGTACAAGGAACACAAGATCAAGTAA
- a CDS encoding DUF47 domain-containing protein, producing MNLITFAKLFSGSPFKPLLQHRERILDALLHLNQQVHSLNSGQSHNAPSSGWIKAFSGQLEKLEHETLQRLHQPSITSQPKDVVINTLQIQNAIAHEICRLSERLGYRPLNLPPELIVPVNAMARQFGQTVYQLRQGINELEQLSTSGYRKKHKSSLNRLRKQLTLCTDEVRETSQEIRHLACQFEHHIAPVDVALLFLILDGISDLALWMRSLIVNLQN from the coding sequence ATGAATCTTATAACCTTTGCCAAACTGTTCTCCGGCTCACCCTTTAAGCCTTTGCTCCAGCATCGCGAACGGATACTGGACGCGCTGTTACATCTGAATCAGCAGGTTCACAGCCTGAACTCCGGTCAATCACATAACGCTCCATCTTCTGGCTGGATAAAGGCCTTTTCCGGCCAACTGGAAAAGCTGGAGCACGAAACGCTACAGCGACTCCATCAGCCATCCATCACCTCTCAGCCCAAAGACGTGGTGATTAACACATTGCAGATACAGAATGCCATCGCCCATGAAATTTGTCGTTTATCTGAACGGTTGGGCTACCGACCTCTTAACCTGCCGCCAGAGTTGATCGTCCCTGTTAATGCGATGGCTCGTCAGTTTGGACAAACGGTCTATCAACTCAGACAAGGCATTAACGAACTGGAGCAATTAAGTACCAGCGGATACAGAAAAAAGCACAAGAGTTCTCTGAACAGGCTACGAAAGCAACTGACACTCTGTACTGATGAGGTAAGAGAGACCAGTCAGGAAATCAGGCATCTTGCCTGCCAGTTTGAGCACCACATCGCTCCGGTGGATGTGGCACTCTTATTTTTGATCCTTGATGGAATCAGTGATTTAGCGTTGTGGATGCGCTCCTTGATTGTGAACCTTCAAAACTGA
- a CDS encoding alpha-amylase family glycosyl hydrolase yields the protein MKKSLLAVSISVLLASCVSIPDKATEDGQVNDQVEITAALGEQESRLTCNSKKGSELCDLRIFHIMTEAFVDGDPATGFGDGYGTSHHHGDLVGVTQSLDYIKASGFNAIWLTPIFHSAPMADQNVWADKLDATGYFASNFFAIDPRFGSMDDARTLVEEAHSRGLYVFFDGVFGHFKNNANNYPSPSGLTLSEGGKPQAGVGREAIYPEDLDFFKEVATYWIKELKIDGWRLDQAYQVPVAFWPELRTAVEEASQAVTYENDLGETVHPLGYMVGEIWNDAGYIAETGYGTEEAPALHSAFDFPVRTAVVQTFGSDKEGNHGRPATHLANAMAKSVNYPDHAMPNLMLSTHDVPRFGNLLKRARLADYGSEDYWARHRAAMSFMAAYSGPLTWLYNDEIGARTEGFSQPVSGDTCAMRGLCDDHVGRISGQTEVSELSQDEAGLRHYFNQLMQLRDQHPSLSKGARTHIYSDNRIYIDRKDLDDDHVLYLVNVSPEDVLLRIHGSAIGSEGSLTDLMDGTVIAVEQDVYSVRLQGLESRFLNIEAATEVQTDSGQVSTITDDMARCDIPDATGAGPLGKDMWIRGSYRGGNNFMATPDSQKFRFKGDNLYQVVVNEPVSTAFSFKFASSGWSPEMAVKGSAPVQLGVIQDMAPASGYGTESSVVIPEPGEYVYSFRIDPDGRSGSMYIGRCQ from the coding sequence ATGAAGAAGTCTCTGCTGGCTGTAAGTATCAGCGTATTGCTGGCCAGTTGCGTTTCTATTCCAGATAAAGCAACAGAAGATGGTCAGGTAAACGACCAGGTTGAGATAACCGCTGCACTGGGTGAACAGGAGAGCCGGTTAACCTGTAACAGCAAAAAGGGTTCAGAGCTTTGTGACCTGCGTATTTTCCATATCATGACCGAAGCGTTTGTCGATGGTGACCCGGCAACAGGGTTTGGCGATGGTTATGGCACCAGCCATCATCATGGAGACCTGGTGGGCGTCACTCAATCCCTTGATTACATCAAAGCATCGGGCTTTAACGCCATCTGGCTAACACCGATTTTCCACAGCGCACCAATGGCTGATCAGAATGTCTGGGCTGACAAGCTGGATGCAACGGGTTATTTCGCCAGTAACTTCTTTGCGATTGATCCTCGTTTTGGTTCCATGGACGATGCCCGCACATTAGTTGAGGAAGCCCATAGCAGAGGGTTGTACGTTTTCTTTGACGGAGTGTTCGGACACTTCAAAAACAATGCAAACAACTACCCTTCCCCTTCGGGTCTGACGTTATCTGAGGGTGGTAAACCTCAGGCCGGTGTTGGACGTGAGGCGATTTATCCTGAGGATCTGGATTTCTTTAAGGAAGTAGCGACTTATTGGATCAAAGAGCTGAAGATTGATGGCTGGCGCCTGGATCAGGCCTACCAGGTGCCTGTGGCGTTCTGGCCGGAACTTCGAACTGCGGTTGAGGAGGCGTCACAGGCCGTCACCTATGAAAACGACCTGGGTGAAACCGTTCATCCTTTAGGTTACATGGTGGGAGAAATCTGGAACGATGCCGGTTACATTGCAGAAACCGGTTATGGTACTGAAGAGGCTCCTGCCCTCCATTCAGCGTTTGACTTTCCTGTAAGAACCGCTGTCGTACAAACCTTTGGCAGTGACAAGGAAGGTAACCATGGTCGTCCGGCTACCCACCTTGCCAATGCCATGGCTAAGTCTGTCAATTACCCTGATCATGCGATGCCGAACCTGATGCTCAGCACCCACGATGTTCCCCGTTTTGGTAACCTGCTCAAGCGCGCCAGACTGGCAGACTATGGTTCCGAAGATTACTGGGCCAGGCATCGTGCTGCCATGAGCTTTATGGCGGCTTATTCCGGTCCACTTACGTGGTTGTATAACGACGAAATCGGCGCGCGCACGGAAGGTTTCAGCCAGCCGGTTTCAGGCGATACCTGTGCCATGAGAGGGTTGTGCGACGACCATGTTGGTCGAATCTCGGGGCAAACTGAAGTGTCTGAATTGTCTCAGGATGAAGCCGGTTTACGGCATTATTTCAACCAGCTGATGCAATTGCGTGATCAGCACCCGTCGTTGTCCAAAGGTGCCAGAACTCACATTTACTCAGACAACCGGATTTACATTGATCGCAAGGATTTAGACGACGATCATGTTTTGTATCTGGTCAATGTCAGTCCTGAGGATGTGTTGCTGCGGATTCATGGTTCTGCTATCGGCAGTGAAGGCTCTCTGACTGACCTTATGGACGGAACCGTCATTGCGGTTGAGCAGGATGTTTATAGTGTTCGACTGCAAGGGCTTGAAAGTCGCTTCCTGAATATCGAAGCAGCCACTGAAGTCCAGACTGATAGCGGGCAAGTGTCGACTATAACAGACGATATGGCTCGTTGTGATATTCCGGATGCCACAGGCGCAGGGCCTCTGGGTAAAGATATGTGGATACGGGGCAGCTACCGGGGTGGCAACAATTTCATGGCGACTCCGGATAGTCAAAAATTCCGTTTTAAGGGGGATAACCTGTATCAGGTGGTGGTGAATGAACCGGTTTCTACCGCTTTTTCATTCAAGTTTGCCAGCTCAGGGTGGAGTCCGGAAATGGCGGTGAAAGGTTCGGCACCCGTACAGTTGGGGGTTATACAGGACATGGCACCGGCATCGGGCTATGGCACAGAGTCCAGCGTTGTTATTCCTGAACCCGGCGAATATGTCTACAGTTTCAGAATTGACCCTGACGGGCGATCCGGAAGTATGTACATAGGTCGCTGTCAGTAA
- the radC gene encoding RadC family protein, with protein sequence MPALQHQTTQPPSDRPREKLLNHGAETLSDIELLAILLRTGSKGIGVIELSRTLVHHFGSLDALLTARPVQLKRFKGLGEAKIAELMAILAICQRVLEHRVKQGNALTSPDSTRQYLQMHFRGQSSEQFACLFLDTRHRVIVLETLFYGTINSAAVYPREILKRALALNASAVILSHNHPSGDPEPSQADIRITRTIKQALELIDIKCLDHMIVGRGQIVSLAERGLLT encoded by the coding sequence ATGCCTGCCTTACAACACCAAACCACTCAACCGCCTTCTGACCGCCCCAGAGAGAAACTGTTAAACCATGGCGCAGAGACCTTAAGCGATATCGAACTCCTCGCCATACTGTTACGAACAGGCTCCAAAGGTATCGGGGTGATTGAGCTGTCACGCACGCTGGTTCACCACTTTGGGTCGCTGGATGCGTTGCTGACTGCCCGGCCTGTGCAGCTCAAACGATTCAAAGGGCTTGGAGAGGCGAAAATTGCTGAACTGATGGCTATTTTAGCGATTTGTCAGCGAGTCCTTGAACACCGGGTAAAGCAGGGCAATGCCCTGACCAGTCCGGACAGCACACGACAATATCTGCAAATGCATTTCAGGGGGCAGAGTAGCGAACAGTTTGCCTGCCTGTTTCTGGATACACGTCATCGGGTTATCGTTCTGGAAACACTGTTTTACGGTACCATCAACTCAGCGGCGGTTTACCCACGGGAAATTCTGAAGCGAGCCCTGGCGTTAAATGCCAGCGCGGTTATCCTCAGTCACAATCACCCCAGCGGAGACCCGGAACCCAGTCAGGCTGATATCCGCATCACCCGAACGATTAAACAGGCATTAGAACTAATTGACATTAAATGTCTGGATCATATGATTGTCGGTCGGGGTCAGATTGTGTCCCTGGCTGAAAGAGGTCTGCTCACTTAA
- the trhP gene encoding prephenate-dependent tRNA uridine(34) hydroxylase TrhP, which yields MKPELLSPAGTLKNMRYAFAYGADAVYAGQPRYSLRVRNNDFKLENLENGINEAHAQGKKFYLASNLAPHNSKVKTFLKHMEPVIAMKPDALIMSDPGLIMMVRETWPDMPVHLSVQANVVNFATVKFWAKQGVERIILSRELSLDEIQEIREEAPEMEIEVFVHGSLCIAYSGRCLLSGYINKRDPNQGTCTNACRWEYQPHAATESYTGEVIPLATAETVQPTLGQGTPTDQIVLLQEKGRPDQYMPAFEDEHGTYIMNSKDLRAVQHVHRLTDMGIHSLKIEGRTKSFYYVARTAQVYRKTIDDAAAGRPFDRSAMDTLENLANRGFTEGFYRRHVHDEYQNYETGNSRGSKQQFVGDILDFDGQKATIDVKNRFETGDTMELMTPKGNIAFTLDNIENKHGESVSVAPGSGHKVKIPVPEGVQPDEMSLLVRNLPQ from the coding sequence ATGAAACCAGAACTCCTTTCCCCCGCTGGCACCCTGAAAAACATGCGTTACGCCTTTGCTTATGGTGCTGACGCTGTCTACGCTGGCCAGCCTCGTTACAGCCTGCGTGTTCGCAACAATGACTTTAAGCTGGAAAACCTTGAGAACGGCATTAACGAAGCGCACGCTCAGGGCAAGAAGTTCTATCTCGCCAGCAATCTCGCGCCTCACAACAGCAAGGTAAAAACCTTCCTGAAACATATGGAACCGGTGATCGCGATGAAGCCGGACGCCCTGATTATGTCGGACCCGGGTCTGATCATGATGGTGCGTGAAACCTGGCCGGATATGCCTGTGCATCTGTCGGTACAGGCCAACGTGGTTAACTTTGCCACCGTTAAATTCTGGGCGAAGCAGGGGGTTGAGCGCATTATCCTGTCCCGGGAACTGTCTCTGGATGAGATTCAGGAAATTCGTGAAGAAGCACCGGAAATGGAAATTGAAGTGTTTGTTCACGGCTCCCTGTGTATTGCTTACTCAGGCCGCTGCCTGCTGTCCGGTTACATCAACAAACGTGACCCTAACCAGGGCACCTGCACCAATGCCTGCCGCTGGGAGTATCAGCCCCATGCCGCAACAGAAAGCTACACGGGTGAAGTGATTCCATTAGCAACGGCTGAAACGGTTCAGCCAACGCTGGGACAGGGCACACCCACCGACCAGATTGTGCTTTTGCAGGAAAAAGGTCGTCCTGATCAATACATGCCTGCTTTTGAAGATGAGCATGGCACCTACATCATGAACTCCAAAGACCTGCGTGCCGTACAGCATGTCCACCGTCTGACGGATATGGGCATTCACTCCCTGAAAATTGAGGGGCGTACCAAGTCGTTCTACTACGTTGCCCGTACTGCACAGGTTTACCGGAAAACCATCGACGACGCCGCCGCAGGTCGCCCGTTTGACAGGAGTGCAATGGATACGCTGGAAAACCTGGCTAATCGTGGCTTTACCGAAGGTTTCTATCGTCGCCATGTTCACGACGAATACCAGAACTATGAAACCGGCAACTCCCGTGGCAGCAAGCAGCAGTTTGTCGGGGATATCCTCGACTTCGACGGACAGAAAGCCACTATCGACGTGAAGAACCGCTTCGAAACCGGTGACACCATGGAGCTGATGACACCCAAGGGAAATATTGCCTTCACTCTGGATAACATCGAAAACAAACACGGTGAATCCGTTTCGGTGGCACCGGGTTCCGGTCATAAGGTAAAAATTCCTGTACCGGAAGGTGTTCAGCCAGATGAGATGTCTTTGCTGGTACGTAACCTGCCGCAGTAA
- a CDS encoding H-NS histone family protein, which yields MNIFEELHHRLGSKTRIRSLFKDVNTEDLERIINRMNDVLQEKFNEKEVEEAKREEKKRSIEEIKQAMADRGLSMSDLSLLDEMGKESKRKRNVSKHNFEYQTISGDTVRWYGSTTGRLPKDFQDYLDRTSKKRIDCIVDSE from the coding sequence ATGAATATATTCGAAGAACTTCATCACAGATTAGGCAGCAAAACCAGAATTCGCTCTCTTTTCAAAGACGTGAATACTGAAGACTTGGAGCGAATCATTAATCGTATGAATGATGTGTTGCAGGAAAAATTCAATGAGAAGGAGGTCGAAGAGGCCAAACGCGAAGAGAAAAAACGCAGTATCGAAGAAATCAAGCAAGCCATGGCGGACCGGGGCCTGTCTATGTCTGACTTAAGCCTACTGGATGAAATGGGGAAAGAATCCAAGCGCAAACGCAATGTCAGCAAGCACAATTTTGAATACCAGACCATATCAGGAGACACCGTTCGCTGGTATGGCTCAACGACCGGCCGCCTGCCAAAAGACTTTCAGGATTACCTTGATCGAACGAGCAAGAAGCGAATCGACTGTATTGTCGATAGCGAGTGA